A genomic segment from Bradyrhizobium sp. CB1015 encodes:
- a CDS encoding ABC transporter ATP-binding protein, whose protein sequence is MAYLELDRVAKQFGVQTVVDDFSLSVRKGEFISFLGPSGCGKTTTLQMIAGFLDPTRGAIRLEGKDLTAIHPAKRGLGIVFQSYALFPHMTAAENVAFGLEMRGVPRAERAERVRAALAMVGLAGYEDRHPRRMSGGQQQRVALARALVIKPSVLLLDEPLSNLDAKLREEMQIELRQIQRTIGTTTILVTHDQNEAMSLSDRIVVMSQGKIEQIGTPQETYEKPASAFVSQFLGKTNDFAGTIDRTVAPTLLVAGSWRAPAPAGLGGPVTVSVRPERIGFGDTGLSAKIVTRIFQGNHWLFQCDSECGPAIVIRQNDGTAQPGEGDAVRLSWRPEDMSVRARAGA, encoded by the coding sequence ATGGCCTATCTCGAGCTTGACCGCGTCGCAAAGCAGTTCGGCGTGCAGACTGTGGTCGATGACTTCAGTCTGTCGGTCCGGAAGGGGGAGTTCATCTCCTTCCTCGGCCCCTCCGGCTGCGGCAAGACCACGACGTTGCAGATGATCGCGGGCTTTCTCGACCCGACGCGCGGCGCGATCCGCCTCGAGGGCAAGGACCTGACCGCGATCCATCCGGCCAAGCGTGGCCTCGGCATCGTGTTCCAGAGCTACGCGCTGTTTCCGCACATGACCGCGGCGGAGAACGTCGCCTTTGGCCTGGAGATGCGTGGCGTGCCGCGCGCTGAAAGGGCCGAGCGCGTCCGTGCCGCGCTTGCGATGGTAGGCCTCGCCGGATACGAGGACCGCCATCCGCGCCGCATGTCCGGCGGCCAGCAGCAGCGCGTGGCGCTGGCGCGTGCGCTGGTGATCAAGCCCAGCGTGCTGCTGCTCGACGAGCCGCTGTCGAACCTCGACGCCAAGCTGCGCGAGGAGATGCAGATCGAGCTGCGCCAGATCCAGCGCACCATCGGCACCACCACCATCCTGGTCACGCACGATCAGAACGAGGCGATGTCGCTGTCCGACCGCATCGTGGTGATGAGCCAGGGCAAGATCGAGCAGATCGGCACGCCGCAGGAGACCTATGAGAAGCCGGCCTCGGCCTTCGTCTCGCAATTCCTCGGCAAGACCAACGACTTTGCCGGAACCATCGACCGGACCGTCGCGCCGACGCTGTTGGTGGCGGGCTCCTGGCGCGCACCGGCGCCGGCCGGGCTCGGCGGTCCCGTCACCGTCAGCGTTCGCCCGGAGAGAATCGGCTTTGGCGATACAGGACTCAGCGCAAAGATCGTCACGCGCATCTTCCAGGGCAATCACTGGCTGTTCCAGTGCGACAGCGAATGCGGCCCGGCGATCGTGATCCGCCAGAACGA